One Mycobacterium paraseoulense genomic window, GGGCGCTACCGGCCGTTCTATCTGAGAAATCTGCTCGATGCGGTGCAGGGCCGCACGATCGACGAGGCCGTCGGCGGCAAGACCGTCCTGATCACCGGCGGCTCGTCGGGCATCGGCGAGGCCGCCGCGAAGAAGATCGCCGAGGCGGGCGGCACGGTCGTGCTCGTCGCGCGGACCCGGGAAAACCTGGAGAAGGTGGCCGACGAGATCCGCGGTGACGGCGGCACCGCCCATGTCTATCCGTGCGATCTGTCGGACATGGACGCGATCGCCGCGATGGCCGATCAGGTGCTGAGCGACCTCGGGGGAGTCGACATCCTGATCAACAACGCGGGGCGGTCGATCCGGCGATCGCTGGAGCTGTCCTACGACCGGATTCACGACTATCAGCGCACCATGCAGCTGAACTACCTGGGCGCGGTCCAGCTCATCCTCAAATTCATCCCCGGCATGCGGGAACGCGGCTTCGGCCACATCGTCAACGTGTCCTCGGTCGGCGTGCAGACCCGCGCGCCGCGCTTCGGTGCCTACATCGCGAGCAAGGCCGCGCTGGACAGCCTGTGCGATTCGCTGCAGGCCGAGACCGTCAACGACGGGGTGAAGTTCACCACCGTGCACATGGCCCTGGTGCGCACCCCGATGATCAGCCCGACCACGCTCTACAACAAGTTCCCGGCGCTGACGCCGGATCAGGCGGCGGGGGTGATCACCGACGCCATCGTGCACCGGCCGCGGCGGGCCAGCTCGCCGTTCGGGCAATTCGCCGCCGTCGCCGACGCCGTGAACCCGGCGGTGATGGACCGGGTGCGCAACCGGGCGTTCGTCATGTTCGGCGACTCGGACGCCGCCAGAGGCGACGAATCACCAAGCGATTCACCGCAATTCGATAAGCGCAGCGAGACGTTTGTGCGGGCCACCCGCGGGATACATTGGTGACATCATGAGCCTTCCGAAACCCGACCTTGACACCACCGTCGTCATCACCGGCGCCTCGTCCGGCATCGGCTCCGAACTGGCGCGCGGGCTGGCCCGCCGCGGCTTCCCGCTGCTGCTGGTCGCGCGGCGCCGGGAACGCCTCGACGATCTCGCCAACGAGGTGGGCCAGGAATACTCGGTGGCGGTCGAGGTGCTGCCGCTGGACCTCGGCGATCCCAAGGGCCGCGCGAAGTTGGCGGACCGGTTGCGCGCCGAGCCGATCGCCGGCCTGTGCAACAGCGCGGGTTTCGGCACCAGCGGCGTCTTCCACGAGCTGCCGGTAGAGCGCGAGAGCGAGGAAGTCACCCTCAACGCGCTGGCGTTGATGGAACTCACCCACGCGGCCCTGCCCGGCATGGTCGAGCGCGGCGCCGGTGCGGTGATGAACATCGCGTCGATCGCCGGGTTTCAGCCGGTGCCCTACATGGCGGTCTATTCGGCGACCAAGGCGTTCGTGCAGACGTTCTCCGAGGCCGTGCACGAGGAGCTGCACGGCACCGGGGTATCGGTGACGTGTCTGTGCCCCGGCCCGGTGCCGACCGAGTGGGCCGAGATCGCCAACGCCGAGCGGTACAGCATTCCCCTCGCGCAGGTCTCGCCGCGCGACGTCGCCGAGGCGGCGATCGGCGGGATGCTGGCCGGCAGCCGCTCCGTGGTGCCCGGCGTCGTGCCCAAGGTCGTCAGCACCGCCGGCAGATTCGCACCGCGCAGCCTGCTGCTGCCCGGGATCCGGATCGGTAACCGCTTCCGCGGGGGACCCAACCGCTGACCGACGCCGGTTTTCGGCCACTCGCGTCACTCGCGCCCCTGCGCCGGACGACCGACGATCTGCCCGCCTCATAGCGACAAATCGTCCACCGGGTGGACGGTGTCGTGGATTGTCGCTATGAGGCGGGCACCACGCCGCATCCCCCCGGAGTGGGGACGGGAGTGGCGGATGTGACGAATCGGCCGCGCTAGGCTCCGTTCATGGCCGCCGTTGACCTGACCGCCGATATGCCGATGAGCCCGGAAGAGATGTGGGATCACGTCTCCGACCTGTCGGACCTGGGCGATTGGCTGGTGATGCACGAGGGATGGCGCAGCGATCTGCCCGAGGAGCTCGGCGAGGGTGTCCAGGTGGTGGGCGTGGCCCGGGCGAAGGGTTTCCGCAACCGGGTGACGTGGACGGTGACGACGTGGGATCCGCCGCACGAGGTGGCGCTCTCGGGATCCGGCAAGGGCGGCGCCAAGTACGCCGTCACGCTCACCGTGCGGGCCGCCCGAGAGGGATCGACGCTGGGCCTGCGCCTTGAGCTGGGGGGGCGGGCGTTGTTCGGGCCGGTCGGGTCGGCGGCCGCGCGGGCCGTCAAAGGGGACGTGCAGAAGTCGTTGAAGAACTTCGTCGAGTTGTACGGATAGCCGGGTCCAAGAAACGCCAGACACACGCGGCGACACGCCCAACTCGTGTCGGTTCGCAGTCATAGACTGGCTCCCCTATGAACCAGTCCTCCTTCGTGCACCTGCATAACCACACCGAGTACTCGATGCTGGATGGGGCCGCGAAGATCACCCCGATGCTGGCCGAGGTCGCGCGGCTGGGAATGCCCGCGGTCGGCATGACCGACCACGGAAACATGTTCGGCGCCAGCGAGTTCTACAACGCGTCGACCAAGGCGGGGATCAAGCCGATCATCGGGGTCGAGGCGTACATCGCGCCGGGCTCGCGCTTCGACACCCGGCGCATCCAGTGGGGTGACCCCGGCCAGAAGTCCGACGACGTGTCCGGCAGCGGGTCCTACACCCACCTGACGATGGTGGCCGAGAACGCCGCCGGCCTGCGCAACCTGTTCAAGCTGTCCTCGTTGGCCTCGTTCGAGGGCCAGCTGGGCAAGTGGTCGCGGATGGACGCCGAGCTCATCGCCGAGCACGCCGAGGGCATCATCGCCACCACGGGGTGCCCGTCGGGGGAGGTGCAGACCCGCCTGCGGCTGGGGCACGACCGCGAGGCGCTGGAGTCGGCCGCGAAGTGGCGCGAAATCTTCGGCGCCGACAACTACTTTCTCGAGCTGATGGACCACGGGCTGTCCATCGAGCAGCGCGTCCGCGAGGGATTGCTCGAGATCGGCCGAAAACTCGGCATCCCGCCGCTGGCCACCAACGACTGCCACTACGTCACCCGCGACGCCGCCCACAACCACGAGGCGCTGTTGTGCGTGCAGACCGGCAAGACGCTGTCGGATCCCAACCGCTTCAAGTTCGACGGCGACGGCTACTACCTGAAGTCGGCCGCCGAGATGCGCCAGATCTGGGACGGCGAGGTGCCCGGCGCGTGCGACTCGACGCTGCTGATCGCCGAGCGGGTGCAGCCCTACGACGACGTGTGGGCGCCGCGCGACCGGATGCCGGTCTTCCCGGTGCCCGAGGGACACGACCAGGCCTCCTGGCTGCAGCACGAGGTGATGGCGGGACTGCGGCGGCGTTTCGGATC contains:
- a CDS encoding SDR family NAD(P)-dependent oxidoreductase, translated to MSLPKPDLDTTVVITGASSGIGSELARGLARRGFPLLLVARRRERLDDLANEVGQEYSVAVEVLPLDLGDPKGRAKLADRLRAEPIAGLCNSAGFGTSGVFHELPVERESEEVTLNALALMELTHAALPGMVERGAGAVMNIASIAGFQPVPYMAVYSATKAFVQTFSEAVHEELHGTGVSVTCLCPGPVPTEWAEIANAERYSIPLAQVSPRDVAEAAIGGMLAGSRSVVPGVVPKVVSTAGRFAPRSLLLPGIRIGNRFRGGPNR
- a CDS encoding type II toxin-antitoxin system Rv0910 family toxin yields the protein MAAVDLTADMPMSPEEMWDHVSDLSDLGDWLVMHEGWRSDLPEELGEGVQVVGVARAKGFRNRVTWTVTTWDPPHEVALSGSGKGGAKYAVTLTVRAAREGSTLGLRLELGGRALFGPVGSAAARAVKGDVQKSLKNFVELYG
- a CDS encoding SDR family NAD(P)-dependent oxidoreductase, with the protein product MNLGDLTSLVEKPLANLVEKPIAAVSHIVNTPNSAGRYRPFYLRNLLDAVQGRTIDEAVGGKTVLITGGSSGIGEAAAKKIAEAGGTVVLVARTRENLEKVADEIRGDGGTAHVYPCDLSDMDAIAAMADQVLSDLGGVDILINNAGRSIRRSLELSYDRIHDYQRTMQLNYLGAVQLILKFIPGMRERGFGHIVNVSSVGVQTRAPRFGAYIASKAALDSLCDSLQAETVNDGVKFTTVHMALVRTPMISPTTLYNKFPALTPDQAAGVITDAIVHRPRRASSPFGQFAAVADAVNPAVMDRVRNRAFVMFGDSDAARGDESPSDSPQFDKRSETFVRATRGIHW